A part of Limihaloglobus sulfuriphilus genomic DNA contains:
- a CDS encoding aconitate hydratase — protein sequence MSQTLTYKILEKHLVEGKLQQGEPIGIKIDQTLTQDATGTTAFLLFESMGLDRVKTERSVSYIDHNMSQFGPENHNDHLYLQTVAAKSGAYHSRAGNGICHQIHLERFGRPGATLLGSDSHTPTGGGIGMIAIGAGGMDVAVAMGGGAFYLTAPRVIGVELTGELSPWVASKDIILKLLSILSTKGNVGCVVEYFGPGVKKLSVPQRSTVTNMGAELGVTTSIFPSDEVTGKFLNAQGRPEAFEKLEADEDAQYDRVIEINLDELEPLAACPSSPDNIKPVKELEGINVNQVIIGSCTNSSFTDLMMVANVLKSYKVHPLVEFAIAPGSRQVLNMMAENGALSWIIQSGARILECGCGPCIGQGFSPANDTVSVRTFNRNFAGRTGTVGDNAYLVSPETAVAAAITGRFVDPRSLDTKYPTVELPEAFLIDDSMIEKPLTPEQAKTAEVLRGPTIVVPESPKDLPDVLDSKVLLKCGDKITTDHIMPAGMYLKYRSNVPEYAKVVFNCFNQPDEPTFAQRALELKSKGIGGVIVASESYGQGSSREHAALCPMYLGVRAVIARSIERIHKANLINFAILPVEFADGSDYDKVQADDELVIVDLRDAVKNGDSVLIHNRTRNIKFTGKLSLSQRDREILLAGGLLSYTKSKSQS from the coding sequence ATGTCGCAAACTCTCACTTATAAGATACTTGAAAAACATTTAGTTGAGGGCAAACTCCAACAGGGTGAACCCATAGGCATAAAGATAGATCAGACTTTGACACAGGACGCAACCGGCACAACCGCTTTTCTTCTGTTTGAATCGATGGGCCTTGACAGGGTGAAAACCGAGCGAAGTGTCAGCTACATTGACCATAATATGAGCCAGTTCGGCCCTGAAAACCACAACGACCATCTTTACCTGCAGACAGTTGCCGCCAAGAGCGGGGCATACCACAGCAGGGCAGGCAACGGTATATGCCATCAGATTCATCTTGAGCGTTTCGGCCGCCCGGGTGCGACGCTGCTCGGCAGTGATTCACACACCCCCACCGGCGGCGGTATCGGGATGATAGCTATCGGTGCCGGCGGAATGGACGTAGCCGTAGCTATGGGAGGCGGCGCGTTTTACCTGACCGCACCCAGGGTTATTGGTGTTGAACTTACAGGCGAGCTCTCACCGTGGGTTGCCAGCAAAGATATTATCTTAAAGTTATTGAGCATACTTTCAACTAAGGGCAATGTTGGTTGTGTTGTTGAGTATTTCGGCCCGGGCGTTAAAAAACTTTCTGTGCCGCAAAGGTCAACGGTGACTAATATGGGTGCTGAGCTTGGAGTAACAACAAGCATATTCCCAAGCGATGAAGTAACCGGGAAGTTTCTCAATGCCCAGGGCAGGCCGGAAGCCTTTGAAAAGCTCGAGGCGGACGAAGATGCCCAATATGACAGGGTTATAGAGATAAATCTGGACGAGCTTGAGCCGCTGGCGGCATGTCCATCATCGCCGGACAATATAAAGCCGGTCAAAGAGCTTGAAGGGATAAATGTCAATCAGGTGATAATCGGCAGCTGTACCAATTCCAGTTTTACTGACCTGATGATGGTAGCTAATGTTTTAAAGAGCTATAAAGTTCATCCGCTTGTGGAATTCGCTATTGCTCCGGGCAGCAGGCAGGTTTTGAATATGATGGCGGAGAATGGCGCTCTTTCCTGGATAATTCAATCCGGGGCAAGAATACTCGAGTGCGGCTGCGGGCCCTGCATCGGCCAGGGGTTCTCGCCGGCTAATGACACTGTCAGCGTCAGAACATTTAACAGAAACTTTGCCGGCAGGACAGGTACAGTCGGCGATAATGCGTACCTTGTCAGCCCGGAAACTGCCGTCGCTGCTGCGATAACCGGCCGTTTTGTCGATCCCAGGAGCCTGGATACTAAATATCCGACAGTGGAACTTCCCGAAGCGTTCCTGATTGATGACAGTATGATTGAAAAGCCGCTCACGCCTGAGCAGGCAAAAACGGCAGAGGTGCTTCGCGGCCCGACGATAGTAGTGCCCGAATCGCCAAAGGATTTGCCGGATGTTCTGGACAGCAAGGTGCTTTTAAAGTGCGGCGACAAGATCACTACCGACCATATCATGCCGGCAGGTATGTACTTGAAATACCGCTCCAATGTACCTGAATACGCGAAGGTGGTTTTCAACTGTTTCAATCAGCCGGATGAGCCGACGTTTGCCCAGAGGGCGCTGGAACTCAAGTCAAAGGGAATCGGCGGAGTAATCGTCGCCTCGGAAAGCTACGGCCAGGGTTCTTCACGTGAACATGCGGCACTTTGCCCGATGTATCTCGGGGTTCGAGCGGTTATTGCCCGAAGCATTGAGCGTATTCACAAGGCCAATCTGATAAACTTTGCTATTCTGCCTGTTGAATTCGCTGACGGGTCTGACTATGACAAGGTCCAGGCTGATGATGAGCTGGTGATTGTTGACCTGCGTGATGCAGTCAAGAATGGTGATTCGGTACTGATTCACAACCGCACAAGAAATATCAAGTTTACGGGTAAACTTTCTCTTTCTCAACGCGACAGAGAAATTCTTCTCGCCGGCGGTCTTTTGAGTTATACAAAATCAAAATCGCAAAGCTGA
- a CDS encoding LOG family protein: MPDKPTIAVFGSGACSPGEPLWETAFDVGRQIAQAGWRLINGGYGGTMEASAKGASEAGGGVWGVTCEVFGRAGANRYIKKVVDTKELKERLFTLVELADAFIILPGSTGTLLELASVWEYNNKSLFEKNKPVILLGDYWRTVVDFVCSESPQTGTALLGASNPAQAVKLLIDSGIKT; encoded by the coding sequence ATGCCAGATAAACCAACCATCGCAGTATTCGGTTCAGGGGCCTGCAGCCCGGGAGAGCCGCTCTGGGAAACCGCGTTTGACGTCGGCCGGCAGATAGCACAGGCCGGTTGGCGGCTTATAAACGGCGGCTACGGCGGCACTATGGAGGCATCTGCCAAAGGTGCTTCTGAGGCGGGCGGTGGTGTGTGGGGTGTTACCTGTGAGGTGTTCGGCAGGGCGGGGGCCAACAGGTACATAAAGAAAGTCGTAGACACAAAAGAGCTCAAGGAGAGGCTCTTTACTCTGGTTGAGCTTGCGGATGCCTTTATAATCCTGCCCGGCTCGACAGGAACATTGCTTGAACTGGCAAGTGTTTGGGAGTATAATAATAAGTCGCTGTTTGAAAAAAACAAACCGGTAATACTTTTAGGTGATTACTGGAGAACTGTGGTTGACTTTGTATGTTCAGAATCGCCGCAGACCGGCACGGCTCTGCTGGGGGCATCTAATCCGGCCCAGGCGGTTAAGTTGTTAATTGACTCGGGGATAAAAACATGA
- a CDS encoding V-type ATP synthase subunit D — translation MAENVTATRMELLNLRKKGSLARRGHKLLSQKRDELSRRLVEISRNIGKLRKEVEQEILRTSRKFMMARATVEPEDMKAALSVPTKRFSLAVNFASVMNVKVPEMAKELEGDIICYGMGNTSGELDMALRALERTFDRLIELAAKEKQARLLATELQSTRRRVNVLEHVVIPETDETIRLINNKLSEVERDNISRLMKIADIIRA, via the coding sequence ATGGCTGAGAATGTTACAGCAACCAGAATGGAGCTTTTGAACCTTCGCAAGAAGGGCTCCCTTGCCAGACGCGGGCATAAACTGCTCAGCCAGAAACGTGATGAGCTAAGCCGCCGCCTTGTCGAGATATCAAGGAATATCGGCAAACTCCGCAAAGAGGTTGAGCAGGAAATTCTCCGAACATCCCGCAAATTTATGATGGCACGTGCCACAGTAGAACCTGAAGATATGAAGGCCGCCCTTTCTGTTCCGACAAAGAGATTTTCGTTAGCCGTTAATTTCGCTTCGGTTATGAATGTAAAGGTACCTGAGATGGCCAAGGAGCTTGAGGGGGATATTATCTGCTACGGTATGGGCAACACCAGCGGCGAGCTTGATATGGCGCTGCGGGCTCTGGAGAGAACCTTTGACAGACTTATAGAACTGGCCGCAAAGGAAAAACAGGCGAGACTTTTGGCGACAGAGCTTCAGAGCACCCGCCGGAGGGTGAACGTTCTCGAGCACGTCGTAATACCGGAGACTGATGAAACTATACGGCTGATTAACAACAAACTCAGCGAAGTTGAAAGAGACAATATAAGCCGCCTGATGAAGATAGCCGACATCATAAGAGCCTGA
- a CDS encoding tetratricopeptide repeat protein — MDANIRDLILSKNLKLSDCIKLDRPWAKMAFRYKKIRKKAKNENPPGENLFLCGLLQSLVSKDRSYLDNVVKFVRGNIPEDKLLCLAGMALVDIGHYDDGICMLRKSVEIKPSIEHLEALAGSLEKPEDLQEKLELANQILEINPDDVDGLRHKIFVLLKDGSLDEAELLAKQALSIAPNNLLAKDVFCEVLFRKGNYAKALELYKNTYNYFNRSHFIWQQIAICYNQLGQYKKARKAGNKMAKAARKIGIDYGESELDAFWRRMNDYNNSK, encoded by the coding sequence TAAAAACCTAAAATTATCTGATTGTATAAAATTAGATAGACCCTGGGCCAAAATGGCATTTAGATATAAAAAAATACGAAAAAAAGCTAAAAATGAAAATCCACCAGGAGAAAATCTGTTTCTATGTGGCTTACTGCAATCATTAGTTTCAAAAGATAGAAGCTATCTTGATAATGTGGTTAAATTTGTCAGGGGAAATATTCCTGAAGACAAGCTATTATGTTTAGCGGGTATGGCCTTAGTGGATATCGGCCATTACGATGATGGTATTTGTATGTTAAGAAAGTCGGTTGAGATAAAACCCTCTATTGAACATCTGGAAGCATTAGCTGGGAGCTTGGAAAAGCCTGAAGATTTACAAGAAAAACTTGAACTTGCTAATCAAATACTGGAAATTAATCCCGACGATGTTGATGGTTTAAGGCATAAAATATTTGTTTTGCTTAAGGACGGTTCTCTTGATGAAGCGGAGCTACTTGCCAAGCAGGCTCTAAGTATTGCCCCTAACAACCTATTGGCTAAAGATGTTTTCTGTGAAGTATTATTTAGGAAAGGTAATTATGCAAAAGCGTTGGAACTCTATAAAAACACATATAATTATTTCAACAGGTCGCATTTTATATGGCAACAGATAGCCATTTGTTACAATCAACTTGGGCAATATAAGAAAGCGAGAAAGGCTGGCAATAAGATGGCGAAAGCGGCTAGAAAAATCGGCATAGATTATGGTGAATCAGAATTGGATGCTTTTTGGCGAAGAATGAATGATTACAACAACTCCAAGTGA
- a CDS encoding adenine phosphoribosyltransferase yields the protein MNKNAELIKSVIADVPDFPVKGILFRDITPLLADNRLYRLASEMMAEPFRDRPIDYVACVESRGFIFGGLIAEHLGAGFIPIRKKGKLPRETVSEDYGLEYGKDTIEVHTDAFSKGKHVLIVDDLLATGGTVQAAAKLVERAGGVVSGMTFLIELSELNGKELISEYNYASVIKY from the coding sequence ATGAATAAAAACGCAGAATTGATAAAGTCGGTTATTGCCGATGTTCCTGATTTCCCTGTAAAGGGAATTCTTTTTCGTGATATAACACCCCTCTTGGCGGATAATCGTCTCTATCGGCTGGCTTCTGAAATGATGGCTGAACCTTTCAGGGACAGACCGATAGATTATGTTGCATGTGTTGAGTCCCGCGGCTTCATCTTCGGCGGTCTCATAGCCGAACATCTCGGTGCGGGTTTTATTCCCATAAGAAAAAAGGGCAAGCTGCCGCGTGAGACTGTTTCCGAGGATTACGGCCTTGAGTACGGCAAAGACACGATAGAGGTGCATACAGACGCGTTTTCCAAGGGCAAACACGTTTTAATTGTAGATGATCTTCTCGCAACCGGAGGCACTGTGCAGGCGGCGGCAAAACTTGTAGAACGTGCCGGCGGAGTTGTCTCGGGGATGACTTTTCTAATAGAGCTCAGCGAGCTTAACGGCAAAGAGCTGATTTCAGAATATAATTACGCCTCTGTAATTAAATACTGA
- a CDS encoding Gfo/Idh/MocA family protein: MTDFSFNRRNLLGTAASAAAFSFIPRHILGGSGYNAANDKLNIAAIGIGGVGSYNLKNLESENIAALCDVDHSNAAKIFERYPKARRYKDYREMLEKEKDIDAVVIATPDHTHAVITIACMQAGKHVYCQKPLTHTVAEAREVARVAKETGVVTQMGIQGHSGEGINLVCEWIWDGAIGDVHSVDGWCSLAYYPPGQAYWCTTHYDIPDEKPPVPDGLDWDLWLGPAPYRDYHPTYHPGRWRAWYDFGCGMMGDRGVHTLDAVFLALKLKQPESVSATVSNLNDQTNPISSIVQFDFAPRGDLPAVKLNWYEGIRVPRPDELEDKRTVPPEGGLLIKGDKGTIMCGIYADSPRIIPETKMQQYKRPAKMLRRVETSHETEWVEAIKQGRKANADFEYSARLTEFVLLGNIAKRTQSKIYYDQQQMKITNNDIANNLLSKKDRTGW; encoded by the coding sequence ATGACGGATTTCAGTTTCAACAGGCGTAATTTACTTGGTACCGCGGCATCAGCGGCGGCTTTCAGCTTCATCCCCCGGCATATTCTCGGCGGCAGCGGCTATAACGCCGCGAATGATAAACTGAATATAGCGGCCATAGGCATCGGCGGTGTGGGATCTTACAACCTCAAAAACCTTGAGAGCGAGAATATCGCCGCCTTATGTGATGTTGATCACTCAAATGCGGCAAAGATCTTCGAGAGGTATCCCAAAGCCAGGCGATATAAGGATTACCGCGAAATGCTCGAAAAGGAAAAAGACATTGATGCGGTTGTTATAGCAACACCGGACCACACTCATGCGGTCATAACAATCGCCTGTATGCAGGCCGGCAAGCACGTTTACTGCCAGAAACCCCTTACCCATACCGTTGCAGAGGCCAGGGAAGTCGCACGTGTCGCAAAAGAGACCGGCGTGGTTACTCAAATGGGCATACAGGGACACTCCGGCGAGGGCATAAACCTTGTATGCGAATGGATATGGGACGGCGCGATCGGGGACGTTCACTCTGTTGACGGGTGGTGCTCGCTGGCGTACTATCCTCCAGGCCAGGCCTACTGGTGCACGACACATTATGACATACCTGATGAAAAACCGCCGGTACCCGATGGGCTGGACTGGGATTTGTGGCTTGGCCCGGCACCGTACAGGGATTACCACCCCACATATCACCCCGGCCGCTGGAGGGCATGGTATGACTTCGGCTGCGGCATGATGGGAGACCGCGGCGTACATACGCTCGATGCGGTGTTTTTGGCGCTTAAGCTAAAACAGCCTGAATCGGTAAGCGCAACAGTTTCAAACCTGAATGACCAGACAAACCCGATCAGCTCGATTGTTCAATTCGATTTTGCCCCAAGGGGTGATTTGCCTGCGGTTAAACTCAACTGGTACGAAGGTATTCGGGTGCCCCGCCCCGATGAGCTTGAAGACAAACGGACTGTGCCGCCGGAAGGCGGGCTGCTTATTAAAGGAGATAAAGGCACGATAATGTGCGGCATATATGCCGACAGCCCGCGTATAATTCCAGAAACGAAGATGCAGCAGTACAAGCGGCCAGCCAAAATGCTAAGGCGGGTAGAAACTTCACATGAGACGGAATGGGTGGAGGCAATAAAGCAGGGACGCAAGGCAAACGCCGACTTTGAATATTCTGCACGGCTGACGGAATTTGTATTGCTTGGTAACATCGCCAAACGCACACAGTCGAAAATCTATTACGATCAGCAGCAGATGAAAATAACCAACAACGATATTGCAAACAACCTGCTGAGCAAGAAAGACCGCACTGGCTGGTAA